One genomic region from Balaenoptera acutorostrata chromosome 1, mBalAcu1.1, whole genome shotgun sequence encodes:
- the SHISAL2A gene encoding LOW QUALITY PROTEIN: protein shisa-like-2A (The sequence of the model RefSeq protein was modified relative to this genomic sequence to represent the inferred CDS: inserted 1 base in 1 codon), whose amino-acid sequence MWWLSIGALVGLSIAAVVLLAFIVTACVLCYLFISSKPHTKLDPGLSLQTTDPDEVPPDCQGGNMGNSVEVPGVNPLGQSHPXLNPWPDCNEQQAMDPKRLLRHCFMATVTAGDIPGSPEEDPVPSLDQLHKHPVLLLLGWDHPLSSTGQEE is encoded by the exons ATGTGGTGGCTCAG TATTGGTGCTCTTGTGGGCCTGTCCATAGCAGCAGTGGTCCTCCTGGCCTTCATTGTCACCGCCTGTGTGCTTTGTTACCTGTTCATCAGCTCAAAACCCCACACAAAGTTGGACCCAGGATTAAGCTTACAGACTACAG ACCCTGACGAGGTACCGCCTGACTGCCAAGGTGGGAACATGGGCAATTCAGTGGAGGTGCCAGGAGTGAACCCTCTCGGGCAGAGTCACC TCCTGAACCCATGGCCGGACTGCAATGAACAGCAGGCCATGGACCCCAAACGCCTCCTCCGGCACTGCTTCATGGCTACAGTGACGGCCGGTGACATTCCAGGCAGCCCAGAGGAGGACCCTGTCCCCAGTCTAGACCAGCTCCATAAACACCCT gtgctgctgctgctgggctggGACCACCCTTTGAGCTCCACCGGCCAGGAAGAATAA